The following coding sequences are from one Formosa haliotis window:
- a CDS encoding PEP/pyruvate-binding domain-containing protein translates to MTADEQNLFSKAEQTHDMITVPVEKIRLDRTTILNLREVNAKSSGIYCGPKAANLGELKENFPDHVVEGFVIPFGIFLNHMKQTIPNETTTYWEYLNSIFNDARQMKKDGKSAKDIETFQLTELGKLRKLIIDMPLLDGFISDLEGNFESVLGTKLGGTSVFLRSDTNMEDLKSFTGAGLNLTLFNVLERNKIIEGIKTVWASPYTERSFKWRQKYLTNPENVYPSIVVIPGVNNDYSGVMITKGVSTGKTDEITVAFSRGVGGAVDGQAAETWTIKNNGNHHLISPSREPYYLSLPSTGGTKRNVTTFETPIVSSKNIKTVNAFSKELAKKMEKKGIHGPYDVELGFKDDKIWLFQVRPFVENKNAKSSTYLESITPKVDLNKTISNTTSL, encoded by the coding sequence ATGACAGCAGACGAGCAAAATCTATTTTCTAAAGCAGAACAAACACATGATATGATAACTGTTCCTGTTGAAAAAATTAGATTAGACCGTACTACGATTCTAAATTTAAGAGAAGTTAACGCGAAATCGTCTGGTATTTATTGCGGACCAAAAGCAGCCAATCTAGGAGAGTTAAAAGAAAATTTCCCAGACCATGTTGTAGAAGGATTTGTTATTCCGTTTGGTATCTTTTTAAATCATATGAAGCAAACTATTCCTAACGAAACCACCACGTATTGGGAATATTTAAACAGTATTTTTAATGATGCTAGACAAATGAAAAAGGACGGAAAATCTGCAAAAGATATTGAAACCTTCCAACTAACAGAGTTAGGTAAACTGCGTAAATTAATTATAGACATGCCACTTTTAGATGGCTTTATTTCTGATTTGGAAGGCAATTTCGAATCGGTATTAGGCACGAAATTGGGCGGTACTTCTGTGTTTTTAAGAAGTGACACCAATATGGAAGATTTAAAAAGTTTTACTGGTGCTGGTTTAAATTTAACCTTATTCAATGTCTTAGAACGCAACAAAATTATAGAAGGTATCAAAACCGTTTGGGCTTCACCTTATACAGAACGTAGTTTTAAATGGCGCCAGAAATACCTAACAAATCCAGAAAATGTATACCCATCTATCGTGGTTATTCCAGGGGTAAATAACGATTATTCTGGAGTTATGATTACTAAGGGAGTTTCTACCGGTAAAACCGATGAAATTACTGTTGCCTTTAGCCGCGGTGTTGGTGGTGCAGTAGATGGTCAAGCAGCAGAAACCTGGACCATAAAAAACAATGGCAACCATCATTTAATTTCACCATCTCGCGAGCCGTACTATTTATCGTTACCAAGTACAGGAGGAACTAAACGAAACGTTACTACTTTTGAAACGCCAATAGTCAGTTCAAAAAACATAAAAACAGTAAATGCGTTTAGTAAGGAACTCGCTAAAAAAATGGAGAAAAAAGGAATCCACGGGCCATACGATGTAGAACTTGGCTTTAAAGATGACAAAATATGGTTATTCCAAGTACGTCCTTTTGTTGAAAATAAAAATGCAAAAAGTTCAACCTATTTAGAATCGATCACGCCTAAAGTAGACCTTAACAAAACCATCTCTAACACCACATCATTATAA